From Bacillus pumilus, one genomic window encodes:
- a CDS encoding cation diffusion facilitator family transporter produces the protein MEQSAKTSKIAFLSVMSNTFVVILKIIVGLLTGSVAVLSEAIHSFLDLMASFIAFISVRISRKPADSKHPYGHGKVENISGTIETLLIFVAGIWIIYECVHKLMHPEPVKLPVLGIVVMLIGALINFIVSKVVNKEAERVHSVAMKSNALHLLTDVYTSLGVAFSLLLVALTDWYFLDPIIGMILALFIMREAFKLMKEAFPPLVDARLTPEEEQSIEAIIQGFSQEFIEYHDFRTRRSGAEEYIDFHLIVDGKTTIEDVHQLCDRIEEKIQQEFPHAQIFIHVEPESERTSQT, from the coding sequence ATGGAACAATCAGCGAAGACATCGAAAATCGCGTTTCTATCCGTGATGAGTAACACATTTGTTGTCATCTTAAAAATCATTGTGGGGCTGTTGACTGGATCTGTTGCGGTTTTATCAGAAGCCATTCATTCTTTTCTCGATTTAATGGCATCTTTTATTGCATTTATCTCTGTTCGTATTTCAAGAAAGCCAGCAGATTCTAAACATCCTTATGGACATGGAAAAGTCGAAAATATTTCAGGAACGATTGAGACCTTGCTGATTTTCGTTGCCGGCATTTGGATCATATACGAATGTGTTCACAAATTAATGCACCCAGAGCCAGTCAAGCTGCCTGTGCTTGGCATTGTGGTGATGCTGATAGGCGCGCTCATCAATTTTATAGTATCGAAGGTTGTGAACAAAGAGGCGGAGCGAGTGCATTCTGTTGCCATGAAATCGAATGCATTGCACCTGTTAACAGATGTGTATACGTCACTAGGGGTCGCATTCAGTTTATTGCTTGTAGCATTAACCGATTGGTATTTCTTAGATCCGATCATTGGAATGATACTCGCTCTCTTTATTATGCGTGAAGCATTTAAACTCATGAAAGAAGCCTTCCCGCCGCTTGTAGACGCCCGGCTAACACCCGAGGAAGAACAATCGATAGAAGCAATCATTCAAGGATTCAGTCAAGAGTTCATCGAATATCATGACTTTCGAACAAGACGATCCGGTGCAGAGGAATATATTGATTTCCATTTGATTGTAGATGGCAAGACAACGATTGAAGATGTTCACCAATTATGTGATCGAATTGAAGAGAAGATTCAGCAAGAATTTCCGCATGCACAAATCTTTATTCATGTAGAGCCTGAAAGTGAAAGAACATCACAAACGTAA